One region of Drosophila teissieri strain GT53w chromosome 2L, Prin_Dtei_1.1, whole genome shotgun sequence genomic DNA includes:
- the LOC122616781 gene encoding ionotropic receptor 21a has translation MSYYWVVLVLFTTQAFSIEEDKSAYYQEKCISQRLINHYQLNKEIFGVGKCDGKNENKLRQKRRIDPTFHGNPKPRGELLASKFHVNSYNFDQTNSLVGLVNKIAQEYLNKCPPVIYYDSFVEKSDGLILENLFKTIPITFYHGEINSGYEAKNKRFTSHIDSNCKSYILFLSDPLMTRKILGPQTESRVVLVSRSTQWKLRDFLSSELSSNIVNLLVIGESLMADPMRERPYVLYTHKLYADGLGSNTPVVLTSWIKGALSRPHINLFPSKFQYGFAGHRFQISAANQPPFIFRIRTLDSSGMGQLRWDGVEFRLLTMISKRLNFSIDITEAPTRSNTRGIVDTIQEQIVERTVDIGMSGIYITQERLMDSAMSVGHSRDCAAFITLASKALPKYRAIMGPFQWPVWVALICVYLGGIFPIVFTDRLTLSHLMGNWGEVENMFWYVFGMFTNAFSFTGKYSWSNTRKISTRLLIGAYWLFTIIITSCYTGSIIAFVTLPAFPDTVDSVLDLLGLFFRVGTLNNGGWETWFQNSTHIPTSKLYKKMEFVGSLDEGIGNVTQSFFWNYAFLGSKAQLEYLVQSNFSDENISRRSALHLSEECFALFQIGFLFPRESVYKMKIDSMILLTQQSGLIAKINNEVSWVMQRSSSGRLLQASSSNSLREIIQEERQLTTADTEGMFLLMALGYFLGATALVSEIVGGITNKCRQIIKRSRKSASSWSSASSGSMHRTKAEQLSHDKRKATRREAAEVAQKMSFGMRELNLTRTTLREIYGSYGISEKDHGQQAVVHAEFPNSSGTLNNIEDVESQEAIESLQRLDDFMDQMDNDGDLHSQTFSIDN, from the exons ATGTCATATTATTGGGTAGTTCTGGTCTTATTTACGACGCAAGCCTTTTCAATTGAAGAGGATAAATCTGCTTATTATCAAGAGAAGTGTATAAGCCAGCGGCTTATTAATCATTATCAGTTGAACAAAGAAATCTTTGGTGTGGGAAAGTGCGACggtaaaaatgaaaataaattacgTCAAAAACGCCGTATTGACCCCACATTTCATGGCAATCCGAAGCCACGAGGTGAACTTTTGGCCAGTAAGTTTCATGTAAATTCCTATAACTTTGATCAGACAAACTCATTGGTTGGGCTGGTTAACAAAATTGCCCAAGAGTACCTTAATAAATGTCCACCGGTCATATACTATGATAGCTTTGTGGAAAAATCTGACGGATTGATTTTAGAGAATTTGTTTAAG ACTATTCCCATTACTTTCTACCACGGGGAAATCAATTCAGGCTatgaagcaaaaaataaacgtTTCACGAGCCATATAGATAGCAATTGCAAGAGCTACATTCTTTTTCTTTCGGACCCATTAATGACGCGAAAGATTTTAGGTCCGCAAACTGAAAGTCGTGTAGTTCTTGTCTCAAGGTCCACACAATGGAAACTCCGGGATTTCTTGTCCTCGGAGCTATCCTCAAACATAGTAAATTTGCTAGTTATTGGAGAGTCTCTAATGGCTGATCCGATGCGC GAGCGCCCATACGTGCTCTACACCCACAAGCTCTATGCAGATGGACTTGGCTCAAATACTCCGGTAGTGCTAACCAGCTGGATAAAGGGAGCTTTGTCACGTCCACATATCAATCTGTTTCCATCGAAGTTTCAATATGGTTTTGCGGGACACAGATTTCAAATTTCGGCCGCAAATCAGCCGCCGTTTATTTTTCGCATTCGCACTttagattcctcaggaatggGCCAGTTGCGATGGGACGGAGTAGAATTTCGTCTGCTGACAATGATATCTAAGCGGTTAAACTTTTCGATAGATATCACTGAGGCCCCAACGCGGTCGAATACTCGCGGAATAGTAGACACCATCCAGGAACAGATTGTAGAGAGGACAGTAGACATTGGTATGTCCGGTATATACATAACTCAGGAACGGCTGATGGATTCAGCCATGTCGGTGGGACACTCACGCGATTGTGCAGCTTTTATAACACTTGCCTCGAAGGCGCTGCCGAAATACAGAGCTATCATGGGACCGTTCCAATGGCCAGTCTGGGTAGCTCTGATTTGCGTTTACCTCGGAGGGATATTTCCGATTGTTTTTACCGACCGTTTGACACTTAGCCATTTAATGGGTAATTGGGGTGAGGTAGAGAATATGTTCTGGTATGTGTTTGGCATGTTCACAAACGCTTTCTCCTTCACCGGGAAATACTCGTGGAGCAACACGCGGAAAATTTCCACACGCCTTCTAATTGGAGCATATTGGCTCTTTACAATTATCATTACATCTTGCTACACAGGCTCCATCATTGCATTCGTAACGTTGCCAGCGTTTCCCGACACCGTTGACTCTGTGTTGGATCTGCTGGGCTTGTTCTTTCGCGTTGGAACCCTAA ACAATGGAGGCTGGGAGACCTGGTTCCAGAACTCCACCCACATACCGACGTCTAAATTGTACAAGAAGATGGAGTTTGTCGGATCCCTAGATGAGGGCATTGGCAACGTTACCCAGAGCTTCTTTTGGAACTATGCCTTTCTTGGCTCAAAAGCCCAGCTTGAATACCTGGTGCAGTCAAATTTTTCAGATGA AAATATATCTCGCCGATCGGCGCTTCATTTAAGTGAAGAGTGTTTTGCTCTTTTCCAAATAGGCTTTCTGTTTCCCCGGGAGTCCGtgtataaaatgaaaatagacTCGATGATTTTACTCACCCAGCAAAGCGGTCTTATTGCAAAAATCAATAACGAAGTAAGCTGGGTTATGCAGCGATCGTCTTCAGGTCGCCTGCTCCAGGCCAGTTCTTCAAATTCCTTACGTGAAATTATTCAGGAAGAGCGCCAATTGACTACGGCGGACACAGAAGGCATGTTCCTGCTCATGGCACTAGGCTACTTTCTAGGGGCCACAGCCCTGGTGTCCGAGATCGTGGGTGGCATTACCAACAAGTGCCGTCAAATAATCAAGCGCTCCCGCAAGTCGGCCTCCTCTTGGTCGTCGGCGTCAAGTGGGTCAATGCATCGCACGAAAGCCGAGCAACTATCCCATGATAAACGAAAGGCCACCAGACGCGAGGCCGCTGAGGTTGCCCAAAAGATGAGTTTTGGAATGCGCGAGTTAAATCTTACCCGCACAACGCTTCGCGAAATATACGGAAGCTACGGGATTTCTGAAAAAGATCATGGTCAGCAGGCTGTCGTTCACGCAGAGTTTCCAAACAGTTCTGGAACATTGAATAACATTGAAGACGTGGAATCTCAGGAAGCTATTGAATCTCTGCAGCGTTTAGACGATTTTATGGACCAGATGGATAACGATGGCGATCTTCACTCCCAGACATTCAGTATTGACAATTAA